In the Carboxydothermus hydrogenoformans Z-2901 genome, CAAATTGAATGTATGGCTGTTTTAATTCCATTAAAAGATGACCCATGTGCTATAACGCTTTGGCTTGATGCTGATTACGTAGAGCAAGAATCAGGTTTAAAAACTTTTGGTTATTTCTTTCCCAAAGAAAGCTTGGGAAGTAAGGTTGTGGAGCGAATCAAGGCTTATGGTTTTCGCGCTCCCCGGATTGGATTTGAAAGATATTTTGTGCCTTTTGCTTTTTATGATGTTTTGCGGCAAAACTTTCCGGAGTCAAACTTTGTTGATGCGGCTGATTTATTTTACCGTGTCCGGGCTGTTAAGGAGCCGAATGAAGTGGAAATGATTCGGAGAGCAGCTTTTGCTGTTTGTAAGGGAATGGAGGCTGCTATAAAAACAATAAAGCCGGGAATAAGTGAGCTCGATGTATTGGCAGAAGCTGAATACGCTATGTTAAAGGCGGGTTCAAATGGTTTACCTTTTCGACCGCAAATTGTTTCCGGTAATCGTTGCCTGCTTACCCACCCTCATGCAAGTACTAAATTAATTGAAGAAGGCGAGGTAGTTGTTGTTCACCTCGGTGCAACTTACAATGGTTATTGTGCCAAAATGTGTCGCACTGTTGCTGTAGGAGAAATTTCTGCTGCACATGAAAAGGTATTTAATCTTTTGTTAGAAGCACAGGAAAAAGCCATTGCGGCTTTGAGGCCTGGTTCAAAAGCCTGGGAAGTGGATGAGGCTGCCAGAGAAGTGATCAGAAGGGCAGGTTTTGAGGAATACTATCTTGATGTTATAGGATATGGGGTTGGATTACGGCAATCGGAATTTTACCCAATTATCGGAAAAGGACGTCAGGATATTATTGAGGTTGGAATGGTAGTAGATTTATTATTACCAACTATATATCATCGGGACGTCGGAGGACCAAGGATAACGGATGTAATTTATGTCGGTGAAAATGAAAATGAAATATTAACCGGCTATCCAAGAAAATTGATTAAAGTATAAAAATAAAGTTTTCTATTGAATTGAAAAAAGTAAAATTTTTATACAAATTTTGAAAGGAAATTTAAGATTTATGTTGAAAATAATAACTTAAGTAAGGGAGGATACAAATTGATTAGGAGTTTTTATTGATGGAAGGTTGAAATAATGAAAAAAAACAATAACGATACTCTTATTCAATCGGTTGATCGGGCTTTAAGAATATTAGATACTTTTAGCCTTAAAGAAAAGGAATTAGGTGTTACGGAAATTGCCAATCGTTTAGGCTTGCATAAAAGTACTGTCTTTGGGTTACTCAGGACCCTTGAACATTGGGGATATGTTGAACAAAACCAAGTTACAGGAAAATACCGTCTAGGTCTTAAGTTATTAGAATTGGGTAATCGAGTAAAAGAAGGCTTAGATTTACGGGCGGTAGCTTTGCCATTTTTACAGGATCTTGTTGAAAGATACGGTGAAACCGTTCATTTGGCTGTTCACGACCGGGGAGAAATTGTCTATATTGAAAAAGTGGAAGGACCAAATGCTATTCGAATGTA is a window encoding:
- a CDS encoding M24 family metallopeptidase, yielding MKDKLIHRIKKIQNLMAKKDIDILVVVNRENLIYFTGLTQIECMAVLIPLKDDPCAITLWLDADYVEQESGLKTFGYFFPKESLGSKVVERIKAYGFRAPRIGFERYFVPFAFYDVLRQNFPESNFVDAADLFYRVRAVKEPNEVEMIRRAAFAVCKGMEAAIKTIKPGISELDVLAEAEYAMLKAGSNGLPFRPQIVSGNRCLLTHPHASTKLIEEGEVVVVHLGATYNGYCAKMCRTVAVGEISAAHEKVFNLLLEAQEKAIAALRPGSKAWEVDEAAREVIRRAGFEEYYLDVIGYGVGLRQSEFYPIIGKGRQDIIEVGMVVDLLLPTIYHRDVGGPRITDVIYVGENENEILTGYPRKLIKV
- a CDS encoding IclR family transcriptional regulator, with the translated sequence MKKNNNDTLIQSVDRALRILDTFSLKEKELGVTEIANRLGLHKSTVFGLLRTLEHWGYVEQNQVTGKYRLGLKLLELGNRVKEGLDLRAVALPFLQDLVERYGETVHLAVHDRGEIVYIEKVEGPNAIRMYSQIGRRAPMHCTGVGKAILAFRPEKEIEEIIRTKGLKYFTPNTITDPKKLHEELSLIRENGYSLDREEIEIGLRCVAAPIRDSQNTVVAAISVAGPSIRMTEEKIQELIVSVKEAALEISKRLGYQTSSR